The genomic window CTACTACTGCAATGCAGTAAGTCTAAATATGATGATGGATTATATTTACtgatttactgttttttttgttaaacaggtgtactatgcaggattgtggttactgtttgttaacACTCTCACTGTGAAAGTaagagtaaaagtaaaagctaGGACTAGGACAAAGATTTTAAATCATCACTCGGAAAACCCTCAAACAACCAAGATTCTTCAAGCCACATTTAATAGTTACATTCTGTCATATTCTATGTCAGTAAACAATTTGGCATTAGATGCAGTTTCCTGTGTAGTTTTACTTGGAACATACGGGCAATAATGACAAACACATGACTCTACCTCTCCTCAGAGAAGcagtgtgtggtgtggtgtCACCTGACTGCAGGAAAATAATGTGTACAGACCTGTTCTAAGTCGACATCGTCAGCCAGTTTCATGTTCTTGGTGTGAATCTGGAGGATCTCCAGTCTGCCTGTGGCGTCAGGGATGCCAATGTCCACTTCCCTATCAAAACGCCCTGGAGGTGGTGaaagttcaaacacacacacttattagTTTCAACTGAAACAGGCTTGGAGCAATAAGCCAGTCTGCAGGAATTACTTCTactttctgtctcctctctaATGGTTtagcaacaaaagcaacatTACTGATCAAACATACAAGCTGTAAAAGGAACCATCTACATTTTATAAAGTAACAGTATTTGATGAATAAGCAAGATCCAATTCCAGTTCTCTGTCAGGGCCGTCAGAAACATCCTGTCAAACACTTTCACATATGTCACAAACTGTGGGACTGCACAGTGTTGTGAGAAACTGACCCAAAACTGAACTGCAGAGCccacaaaataaacagcagccaGCAGTTGTAATCTGTGATATAACATGCTTTTGGTGAGCCATGTGCACAGAGCAGCTCCAggttatataaaacaaaacacagtaaCTTGGGGTCTGTTGTAGCGACATTTCTCAGGGTGCACAACTCCACTTAGGTGATGCTGTTGGTGAAAATTACATGATTGATACATCACTAACAGTGCTGGGTCCTACAGTTATAATATTTTTCCCAGGTAACAAGAAGTGCAGCAAATTACTGATAACATTTCAGTAATGATATTACAGTAACCCCTAAAACAAATAACTCATTACAACCTTACGTTTGTTGTTAACCCCTACTGATTTCACCTCCAACAATCAATCAGGTTTTATTTTCGTATTTGTCACATGCACGTCACAAAACAGCAAGCTAGCTTAGAAGAGGGAAATGCTTACATTAGCGACTAAATATTcacattactttgattttgtcaagagGTAAGATGACAAGTCAAACCTCCTTAAACGCCTACTACGACTGACAGCACTGCAACATGGAGCATGTGGAAACACACCCTACCAAAGGTGAGCTCTCCTCAGTCACGGAGGATGGCTGGCTagacaaccaaaactggatctGACtagatatgtggtggatgaaatgttgccgGTCTCCACAACTGACTCTCCGTCTTTCAGACAGATTTTTGGGAAAATATCAAGTACAGGCAAGAGAAGAcctcttggtaaaaaaaacttttgtgcTAAACAGAGATTACCCTGACACTCACAGAAAGGTGCACATGCAAGGTCTAAATTTTGAGGAGAAAGGACTTAACGTTAACTACCAATTTTGTGGGATGTAACAGGAAGGTAATGTAACAAGTGTTATGAACAACTgtttggcagggagtaataagtaataTGATTACTTCTCAAAGGTGtaacagcaaaacaaattaaattaatttgaataATGAGCCCAACACTGATCCCTAATATTTGATGAGTTTACATAACCAATAGGAACGATGCCATAACAATGAGACCTGGGGTTGTAAGAACTAAATTACTACTGATATTCACACCTTTATGCACAGGCCTGTGTTGGATGGTTCTTCTAGTTGTTAGATACTGCAGTAACTCAACACATGCTTAAAACAGATAATTTACCAAATCTCCTGAGGGCTGGGTCAATGCTGTTGGGTCTGTTGGTGGCAGCCATGACGATGACATGAGCTCTCTGTTTCAGGCCGTCCATTAGAGTCAGCAGCTGGGAAACAATGCGCCTCTCCACCTCTCCGTGAgtctacaaagaaacacaacatgaaTTGTTACTATACAGATAAAAACCACTTTTAATATCACAAAGCCCCTACAGCTATATTTTAAATGAGTGTGTGAAGGAATTACATTCCAAGCAAAATACCAGAACATGAAAAGAAACTATACAAAAACAAGCtacattttgtcttttcaagGTCTGGACAATGAGCCATTATTTCAAAACACTCGCTCAAAACACTGTTATTCAGCGACACATTTagttttcctctcctcccactcACCTTCTCTCTTTTAGGGGCAATTGCGTCAAGCTCATCAATAAAGATGATGGCAGGAGCATTCTTCTCTGCTTCCTCGAAGGCCTTTCTCAGGTTACTCTCGCTCTCTCCTGCCAGCTTACTCATGATCTCAGGACCTTAAACGGAAagccaaaaaacattttgattttagaGGAATCTTCACAGCATGTACTACATTCAAATAATATGCATGAAACACGAGATGAACCCTGTACCAACTACACATTCTAGTGATAGATAAACGACTGCTGCTGCTCTAGAAGTAAAATGGTTGTCTACTAATCAGAAGGTCAGTGTTTGATCCCTGGCCCCTGCTATCTACttgctgaagtgtccttgggtGAAATACAAATTTGTGCATGAATGTTTCTGAAGAGCAGACTGGCACCTTgcatggtagcctcggccaccggTGTAAGAATGTGCGTGTAAATGGTTTAGTGGTGCTTGTGttgtaaagtgctttgagtggtcgctAGGACTataaaagcgctatataaatgcagtccatgttcaatatatacacatttattCCATCCCTCTTACTGGGAGATGAGACGTCTATTTTACAACAGAAGTTTACAAAGGTGAGTTGCACTCCCTGCAGCTAGCTGATAATTTATGTCCTCTTTTATAAAGCTCAGCCAATTTTGCGATTGTTCTGAAGAGATGaatgcaaaagaaaaactgaTCTAAAATGATGCACAAATTAAATGTTGCTTCTCATTGTATAGCCAAGCAACCACTGTTAGGATTCTGATTAAAAACCTCAAGCAACTACAAGGCAACACTGTCAAGGGCACACTCAGTATTATCATAAAATGGCCAAGACTGGCAATAAGTGTCTATAGAGGATAAATACAGATGTGTGTTCACACCATTGATCAGGAAGAAGAAAGCTCCAGTTTCATTGGCTACAGCTCTGGCGATCAAGGTCTTTCCAGTTCCAGGGGGTCCATATAGCAAGATTCCACGTGGGGGCTGAAAACGGGAAAAGCAGTCTTTAAAATCAGAGCTTattcttaaattaaaaacatttgcaaGATAAATAATGGCAGAGTGAATTACACATTACACTCAAAATAAgttaaacaaaaccaaaagcagCAAACATACATGTCATGAGGTTTACGCTTGTGTACACTTGAAATGTACTGTACATTAGACATACCAAGCATAGACTCAATGATGTCAGTTACACAGCAATATCTGGCTAAAACTAGTCGATGTTTACTACTGTCATTCCTGCTCAAGTATGACTGTAGCTCAAcctgtgtgttttaaaattaaGGATGGATGCATCTTGTGTCATAGATAGATAGCAACTATACCTTTGTATGAGAACAAGTGCTATCCTTTAAAATTCAAAATCTACAATGGAGGGCCAAATGTGTTCACTTGTTCCTCAGTGCAGATTACAAGGGTGCCTCACCTTGACTCCTATGGCCTTGAACAGTGCAGGGTGTCTCAGAGGCAGCTCCACCATCTCTTTGATCTGAGCTAACTGCTTCCTCACCCCTCCAATGTCATCATAGCCCACCTCATTCAAGGACTCTTCCTCATCCTGCATATTAAATCAAAGATATTCAaatttcaatacatttttttgacaaatgTTAACCCATGCACTGTGTGTGCATCTGCTACCCACCTCTCTCCTGATAGGCTCTCCTTCACAGTGAATGACCGTATCAGGAGCAACAATACAGTAGGGAGAGGGGTCGGTCTCTACCACTTTGAACTCCACAGCACGCATGCCTCCTCTGACCAGGAAAATATCACCTTTACGTGGTAAAAGAAAATCACGTTAGTTTTACCTCTCTACAGAAACATCTGATCCAtcaggcaaaaaataaataaataaataaatataataataataataataataataataataataataatgatgataataataataacaacaacaacaacggtTCTTTGTTCTCACCTTTGCGGATTGGCCTGTAAGCCTCAAGAAAGTATGGCTTCAGGTAGACTTCAAACAGGTTTCCAGTAATTCCTTCTACTGTGTCATCTATTGGGAGGACGTGGATCCTCTTTCCGTACTTCACATCAGGACATGGCTGAATGCTGAGGGAGATATCAGACTTTAACACCACTTAAATTCTTTTCACAgcccttcaaaaaaaaaattaagactagtgtgtttttccccacctgatgacatcacccagCCGGACCCTCAGATTGTTGCGGACCACCCTGTTCATGCGAACCTTTTCATCGGAGCAGGTGTCGTCAGACAGCACAATGCACACAGTCTCCCGCCTCTTCTTTCCTTTCATCAGCACTGTGTCTCCACGGAAGAGCTGCAGCTCATCCATTTTGGTCTTAAaagacatttaacaaaagttaTTTAGTGcatctcagtgtttttaaaatttaaaatatcaaGATGTAACTTAACATTTGATCTATTACAACAAATCACAGGGTTTTAGCCtacctgagagagagagaccacaCTGTTGTCTTCATTGATGGATTCATCAACAATCAGTCTGTTGGGTCTGTTCTTCTGTTTCAGAATTGCAGTGGCTAGATCATCATTTTTGGATCTATGAAGAGGAACAGATAAAACCAGTTATGGattgaaccaaaaaaaaactcTTGTGGAGCACCTTCCAGATCTTCTGAAGGTCCTACAACAATCGAGCTGCAAAGTTACTAAGTAATAGTGTACAGGAAACCATCAACATCTTATTATTCCACAACAAGTGAATGTCAAGTGTGATAATACATCTATAAAAACCAGGCTGGCTCCTAAGGTGCTCTGTGACAGTGAAACCTCTCAGAGCTTCTGATTTAGTTTCTCGGGTACGTCTATGGGGATATGGAAAACACCCCTTCACTAAATGTCCTTTGGTGGACAGTGTTCTGTGCTCAGTGAACTCCTTACCAACTGAACTCTGAATGAATTGTGACAGagatcattttaaaaataaatcaaacaatgTCTTAAGAGAGGTCAGCCATACTTAGTACTCAGGCATGAGTACTTTTACTATcgattgtttgtgttttgtattgcaAGTTGTAAACGTATTTTTACTGTAATGTCTCTGTACATATTTATGAGGCCATATAGGAATACGAAATGCACATTAGATTACAATATAAATGGTATGAGGTTTTCGTCAATTCTAGTAACCTTATAATTTAGTGTTTATGTGCCTACattattaacaacaacaacaacaacagtaactaagaataaataaacattaattgcTGTAAACAGAACGTATACACAACTCGCCAACTGCCACGACTAACCGGGTAATATGCACTATCGTGCGTGCATTCAACCAACAGTTTAAAATTGACCAGTAACGTTAGTCATTATTAAGGTTAAAATGGCAACAAGTTTCCAGAAAAGTCTATGATTGCTTTTTGTAGTTTCTCTTTCAtgttgttagcatgctaatgctaGCCTTTAGCTAACTGACTGGCGAGCAAGCGAGCCCAGATGACACAgcaaaagaaatagaaaaaaacttttagctaacgttagctcggTTCCTCCACAGAAAGACCAACGTTACAGCTTTATCGTGATTTTAAATACATTAAGTGTCGACATGTGCGTGAGCTACCGAGATGAGCAAATGTGTTATTTCATAACAGTTAAGCTAACAGCGAAATAGACCCCGTGTAAATTGTCGATCTTTTAGAATGAATAGCCTAACCCTGTTAGCCGGCTAGCTTTGGTGCACTGTACAGAGTGGCTATCGCCAGACAGCTCGTCATGAAGTTAGCTATCTGGATGACTAGCGTAAACGTCGGCGTTTTCTTTCGTGTAACCGCTGGCCCATTAGCTTGGTCTGTGCCTTTTGCTCATTAGCTTAATAAGCGTCCCACTGAAAATGTTAAACTAATTATCAAGACAGGATATAAACCGGCTGGTAGGCCAACTTGTCGGTGTGATGGTGGATGGCTTTGGCCTTGACACCGttgctaagctaacgttagcattcaAACACGACAGCGATGACTGCGctttgtcaagtagctgtcacACAGCTGGCTAATTTCATACAGTTAACTGGCCAACGACACCCGTTTGGATGACAACTGTCAACGTTTCGTCGGGGTAATACCCAACTGTCAGTGGATTTGCAATGTTAGGTTATTCGAGCAATGGACAAAAGTGCGGAGGCTGAAATAACTGACCCCATTAGCTCTCTTGCTAGCAAACTCGGTAATGTATTAGCAATCGAGCTAACTTTAATAAACTAACGTATTCTGAGCTGGTGTTAGCTGATTTTAAAGACATTAGCTAATAGCCATTGTTCAGAAAACCGCAATTCAATAGGACAGAAAGATATTTTTACTTACTCCCCTCCCGAGGCCATGGTCGTCCACCTGGATTActattaataaataaagaaattctAGCTAAATGTTTAAGAGGCTTAACCGGTTCTCGTTACTCAACGTTCTCTGTGATTTCACACGAAAGAGCAGCCGTTTCCGTGCTCCTCTTTACAATTATACTGTGAGCTGGACGCATCTGGTattctgattggctggaggCTACTCATCAGCTTCAGCAACCAATGACAGTACCTGAAGTCTGACGTCACCAAGAATATTGTGGAAATCTGGCCAGTTACAAACAGGTGGGCTGTTCCTATTTTCACCAACTTTCCTCTCATTGGTCGTTTAAGCCTGTCACCAAACTTGTGTCATCCAATTGATTTCCACCGCGTTGTTATTGAGGAATGTACAAACATAAAATTGGTCTTTTACTCTTGTTAACAGCCGCAAATGTGTGAATAAAAGTGTACATTGATTTGTGCGTTTTATTTGTAGATACAATCCATACAAAAATCTGTACAAATAGACATTTTACAGTAGCAACAGTTTATAGTGTGTGTCTTTTAAAGTGGTATGTATTGTGCTTTATCAGAGCATAATATATCTTTAAAGTAACAGTATTGATTACGCTTGCGTGGCCAAAgtacacattttatttcctaaaaGCCAGTTCAGACCTTCAGTGACCAAACAACAGTTTGTCAGGTAATCTTCATTTCATGCATAGACCACCTGCCAGGTTCACCATGCACACCATGCTCTCACTTTCAAACACTGTAAGCCCTTTCAAGATTCTTTATTTTGTAGACCCAgtagatgtgtgtttgttgttcgTATGGGTTTCAGTTCACAGGCCAGAGAAAGTTGATCCTGTTCAGTAAGTGATAGGGTATTCTTCTTTTGTCTCTCTATGCTAAAAAGAAGGACCAAGTTCCTGTATTCGCTGGTGCAGCTCTGTGGAGTCCAACATAGGGCCAGACTGGGGTTCCTGTAGGTACACAGAAAGACTCCTGCAACACAGAACAGATACACCTGTTAGAAGAAGAGTAACAAAACAGCATATGTAATGTGTTCTGCCTAAAGTAACAAGAGACTGAATAAACTACTGGGGACTTAAATACTTTCTATGAAAAATATCTTTTTCATACCTAATACACTGAATCAGAACATTATCACATTGTATCTCGATATGTGGCATAAaaacagtggtggaggaagtatacAGCTCCctaactgaagtaaaagtacaaacatcacatggtgaaaaatactctgttacaagtaaaagtccttaACTGAAAGTGTAAGTTAAGTAAAAGTAAGAAGGCATAATTAGGAAAATGTACTTTATAGTAGTAAAGTTGTaagtatgaaaagtaaaaaaaacctgatgcaaaaaatgtataaaaaagaaaagaaaagaaaaaccctcaaaagaatcaaaattaTTCAAAACTTAAATGTGTAATTCATATTCTGTCAATCGGCTGATTGATTTTTAAACTAATGAATCCATATTTTGTAAActcttcttgttttttgtacaaaaaaattaaacattaaactaaCTAGTAACTGAAGTGGTCAGATAAATGTGGTGAagttaaaagtacaatattcccCTTTGACaagtagtggagtagaagtataaagtgggATGAAAATAAAAGGCCTAAGTAAAGGACAAGTACCTCGAATTTGTACTTAAGTTACGACCACCTCATAAGAATGTATCTCAAATGCATTTTGAGTAACCACTTGTGATCCAACTTTAGCCTCCCTGTTTATATTTGAGTTCATCTGTAGGAAAATGTGTCCCCTGCTGAGGagaaaaaatgcacatttgaacgtggggggggggggcatagtCACATATATTTAAAGCTGTACATGTGTAACCTGGGCACTCAAGATGAATTTGAGTACGAAGTGTGAACATACTATATGACATAATGCACACTACAAACTACGAACTTAGCAAAGACATTGTATATAAGAATGTCAGTGTCTTACTCCTCTGAGACTTGTGTGGGGAGGCTCCAGGTCTTTTCCCAACAAGCTGCGGCCTCCCGTCGCCTGCCAAGCCTCCACAGCACCTCACCACACCAGAGCCCTGCACCCACACACTCTGAGACAGCACACACAGCATGATTACATGCTCTAACAAAGGACCACACAACTCAAGTAGATTCATCACAGTTCTATGATCCGTTTGTGTCAAACTGATACAATTCTTGGCACACACATGAATGGGACTGtagctgctgtgtgtgaaaaGCTCATATATAACATATGAAGATCAATGTTAAAGTTTAGTTTTCACATCGATTAACGATCTGCTCCTCATTAAAGAACAGAGAGGATTTGTGGAAAATGAGTTTTACTCTTATTCAGACCCTCTTGTTGTACTGTCATCGAGACATTGTACAAACACTATTATAATTGCAGTTCAAACTACAGGCCTAAAGTGCATATGCTGTGGTGCTTTGGTGTTACTCCTGTGTCAGAAACAGTGTCAACCTTTGCTGTATATATtattaaaggggacctgttaTACTCATtctcaggttcatacttgtaagtgtttttctacaaaaacatgtttacatacttcaaaaacactttattttcctcatactgtctgtgctggaacacctgtattcacccccTGTCAGAGATGCTCAATTTTTGTgcccagtctgctctgtttGGTCAGCATTTCTGGGTCTTCCACCTCTTTGCGTCTATGCATCATCATTGCAATCAGGAAtataatctctataaacagattctGCATATGTATGACAAATCTGTAGGCAATGGTACGAGATTCTGATTTCTGAAGCATACTGGTTTCTGTTCGTATACCGAGTAGTATTGACAAATCATGTTTGAACACGAGCAAACAATGTGGAAAgcattggctgaaatgcaatcttggaacccatcggctattaGCTGACAGCTAAAAGCTGACTCTTTTCTAATTTTACTGCAATTATATGCAGATATCTCTTTATAAAGATTTGCCAAATGTTGTCTGGACCCGTCTCAAGTTGTTAATCAAACTAAACAATGAGCAATGCATGGAAAAGGAAGTATTGGCctggatatctgctggctacaaCAGAGCTCCCTGTGCTAGGAAAGGTTGCGCCTCCCCCCACAAGGGTCTTCTTGTTGTATTGGCTCTGCTGGTTGCGGTTGCCTATGATTAACCTTACCTCTGTTTATTGTTTGTAAAATCACTAGAATACATGATGAAGAAGGGTGTCTTGCCCTAAGTGTCCTCTGGCCATTTTAAAAAGAGTGCTGTCCTAGTCTTTAATTGTTGGGTTACATTGGAGCTCCAGCAATATTGGCCCTTGCCCTCTGAGGCTTTATCCTCATCAGACTGATAGATGTTGGATTACAAGATTGCCAGCAGAGTGACTGTAATGTAGTACTGCGGcactgtctgctgtgaaaaacacCAATATCAGCTTCTAAACAAAAATCTTCACAATGACATGTTCCATCAGGAATATGGTCTGAAATTGAGGagaaattattaatataattgcatgtttccctgatgttagcgtGGAGCTACATGTAGcctgtagcagtgtaggctatgtatTGTAAACAtttgcagtagtgtgcctgaGGCAGATAACTGTATAAGAAATCATGACAATAAGGAAGAGCATAATAAGTCCCCTTTAAGTTACAGCTGTGGTGTGTATACCTGGGAATGCATGCATGCTGAGCTGGAGGTCTCTCAGTGCCTCTCTAAGTTGGTCTGTCTGAATGAAGCTGATGCCCCTGCCAGCTAGTGAGAGCCCCTTCAGCCTCTGCAGGACACACAGATCTATCCCCTGCTTGCCAACCATATCTGCAGTGGGAATCTGTGGTTGGAAACCTGTCATGGAccaataaacaatataaaatgtaaaagtagctgtTGGGTGTGTAAAAAGGACAGTTTctctccaaaatgtcaaaaaagtcagaaaagtACTCACCTCTCTTTTTAAAGCACACTTTCCCCAGCAGGTTCACACATCTGTAATGCAGAGTACAGTCTTAAGTGTTAATTTATAATCCCCAAACCTGATGGCAGAAGTGAAGCCAATTTCATCTCACATGCCTTGTGTAGTGAGTCACAGCTTGTTTCCAGTCCTTCAGGTGAGCGTGACAGTGACCCTGGAGCATGTAGGCAGCCCCCGCCCAGAGCACCGTCGCCACCCTATCCTCACCCTCTGCACACAGAGCCTCACACTTTTCTTCTGGCTCTTCCAACACCAACTTCTCTGGCAGCAGGTCCAGTGTTGTAGTGATGACTTCATCGCACAGTGCCATGCAATCAGCTGGCCGCTGGGCCGTGAGCAAGGCAGCGCCAGCCTGCAGGTAAAGCTCGGGCAACCTTGGGAGGGGAGGGCCCTCAGCATGCATCTGAGATGgagacaaacagcaaacagatgTCAATTAACATGTTAAGAGAGCATCCTTCACTGAGGAAAATACATTATGACTTCTCACATATAAGCTCACAGCATGCACAAAAACATATCCAAAGCTGTTTCTTAAATTATCTTGGGTGTCTGTCAGTATTTTCAGTCTTACTCCATGTTGATCTTCTGAGTGAAGAGCAGCCAGCAGGTCCAAATAATATTCTACACCCTCTGACACCCTGAAAGAACAGCAACAAGACCCATTTAACAACTACAGTGCGTCTACTATACAAATCTCCATCTACATTTTCTGGTTTTTAGCTGTTGTTAGGTGCCAGTAAAAGACAATAACAGAGACTCTTCACTGGTCTTCTCACCTGCCATGGAGCACACACTTCAAGGCTAGGCTGTGAAGGACAGAGAGGGCAGAGGGAACTGAGAGCAGGCTGCTCAATGATTGGCTGTGCAGCAGTAGGGACGGAGAGAGGAGATGAGCACCAGCCGGAGCAGGCTCTGTGGCAGAGGGTAACATCAAAGTCTGTGGGACACGAGAGGCTTCATGTTTCAGTATGCAGGCCTACACCTCCAGGAATATGTGTCAGTGCCCTAAATAAACTGTCTGGCTCACCTGCTAAGGTGCTAGTCTACTAAGACAAaagcagaaaatattttttaacaatacaAATAATTCATCTAGTACTACAAGACAAACATTTAGAAACATTTTACAGGcatttggctgtttttttttttttgcttgtattTATATCTTGAGCTACTCACTGAGTGCAGCAAATGAAGCGCTTGTATCTCAGTCTGTGTGTTGCCAAGCTGTCTGTAGATGAGCATGCTCTGgtacagagcacacacacactgggagtCTGTCTCCAGTGCTTTCCTGTAACACTGCAACGCCATCTGAGGGCGGCTCTGGAGAcaaatccaaacacacacacacacactcactgcatACAAATGCTCAAACCTGTTATGCCCATTTTTCATTTGTATGTGTGGATTCTGTCGGCATGTGTACCATATGGGCGAGGCAAAGGCCTGAGAGGAGGTGTGTGTACGCTACTAGAGTTCTGGGAGCAGGCAGGGAGGAAGCTGTCTGCAGACCAGACAACGCCTCTGAACTCCGGCCCTCACTCAAGCTTTCTGCACCTTCATGAAATATGGAGAGCAAAACACAGGATTAATTACTCAGTACTACAGACACAAGGGCAGTgtattgatattatattgacACTGTGATATGAGGCCAGATATCATCTTGGATATCatattgtaagtgttgtcttttcctggttttagaGGCTGCATTGCAGTAAAGTGATgcaattttctgaacttaccagactgttctattatttgcctttacacaCCTAGTCATTATATCTACATTACTTATGATTATATatcaaaattcaaaatatatcaaaaaagcaccaatagtcaaccctacaataacGCTGCAATATCAACATTGAAGTATTTGGTCTAAAATATTGATATATCTGATTTTCTCCTTAATACACAgctctacagtaacactaacacaaacacaaagactaaCAAATCACAAAATATAAACCCCAACACATCAGTTTGCATTCAGATAATGTTACCGAggtgaaatatatatttagaaattaaaaaaaaccaaaaacataaatatattcaATGCTTAAGATTCAACACTCCGGTTACAACAAATTGTATCTGGTCCTTTAATATGCATTAACCAAAAACCTGAGGGTTGCTGACCTTGGGCAATCAAAGTGCAGATCTGCAATAATTCAATAAGAATTCTTGGGTCCATCACCAGCAGTGGAAAATCAGAGGACTTTCCCTTTGGCTCACTCTTCCCATCATCAGGAACTCCAGCAGAGAGTCTCTCAAACACAGAGAACAGCTCATCCTGCATTACAGGAAAAAATACAGTATAGTTTTACAGTATCCCCCACAGTTCGGGACTGGATGCTGTAGCATGCtggcaaatatttgtttttgctgGCAGAAACAGGAATTATAAAAGATATAATTCCAGtgacatgtaattaaaaaagaagagagTGGGGGAAACTACACTTGAATTATCTTGAAGAAagcttttatttctttctttcttctcttcaaacaagcaaacaaacatcatatttaatttctCTTTGGGACAAGAGTACAAATCCAACAATTATAGAGGGCCATGAGAcgaagaggaaggagaaaacaTAGCCTGAACACCAGCATAATGAGCTTTAAAGCTAAAGCTTTAAAATTAATAGATATATATGGCACATTTCTACATCACATAGCCTTGGTTACATCACACATGGTTTTATCTCTTGGACGCTAACTGAGACCCATTGCTTTAGGAGGACTCAGTGTAGTGGTTTGGTCCCCACACACAC from Epinephelus moara isolate mb chromosome 8, YSFRI_EMoa_1.0, whole genome shotgun sequence includes these protein-coding regions:
- the fancg gene encoding Fanconi anemia group G protein isoform X3; translation: MYKPLSLLDRWIQENNELVNKWKQQERGGDASSRDQSQTHLRLCSSEFHKLLMKIQGIPPLADHTQLELTVVYNACVCSVAQSHFSEAELLLTRATERVLQMSGVDFVASDPSVFWRTVLKSVGNTALNRFVLYLLCLQWAIWLSTCQLKTIQVFQDELFSVFERLSAGVPDDGKSEPKGKSSDFPLLVMDPRILIELLQICTLIAQGAESLSEGRSSEALSGLQTASSLPAPRTLVAYTHLLSGLCLAHMSRPQMALQCYRKALETDSQCVCALYQSMLIYRQLGNTQTEIQALHLLHSTLMLPSATEPAPAGAHLLSPSLLLHSQSLSSLLSVPSALSVLHSLALKCVLHGRVSEGVEYYLDLLAALHSEDQHGMHAEGPPLPRLPELYLQAGAALLTAQRPADCMALCDEVITTTLDLLPEKLVLEEPEEKCEALCAEGEDRVATVLWAGAAYMLQGHCHAHLKDWKQAVTHYTRCVNLLGKVCFKKRGFQPQIPTADMVGKQGIDLCVLQRLKGLSLAGRGISFIQTDQLREALRDLQLSMHAFPECVGAGLWCGEVLWRLGRRREAAACWEKTWSLPTQVSEESLSVYLQEPQSGPMLDSTELHQRIQELGPSF
- the fancg gene encoding Fanconi anemia group G protein isoform X5, whose product is MYKPLSLLDRWIQENNELVNKWKQERGGDASSRDQSQTHLRLCSSEFHKLLMKIQGIPPLADHTQLELTVVYNACVCSVAQSHFSEAELLLTRATERVLQMSGVDFVASDPSVFWRTVLKSVGNTALNRFVLYLLCLQWAIWLSTCQLKTIQVFQDELFSVFERLSAGVPDDGKSEPKGKSSDFPLLVMDPRILIELLQICTLIAQGAESLSEGRSSEALSGLQTASSLPAPRTLVAYTHLLSGLCLAHMSRPQMALQCYRKALETDSQCVCALYQSMLIYRQLGNTQTEIQALHLLHSTLMLPSATEPAPAGAHLLSPSLLLHSQSLSSLLSVPSALSVLHSLALKCVLHGRVSEGVEYYLDLLAALHSEDQHGMHAEGPPLPRLPELYLQAGAALLTAQRPADCMALCDEVITTTLDLLPEKLVLEEPEEKCEALCAEGEDRVATVLWAGAAYMLQGHCHAHLKDWKQAVTHYTRCVNLLGKVCFKKRGFQPQIPTADMVGKQGIDLCVLQRLKGLSLAGRGISFIQTDQLREALRDLQLSMHAFPECVGAGLWCGEVLWRLGRRREAAACWEKTWSLPTQVSEESLSVYLQEPQSGPMLDSTELHQRIQELGPSF